A single region of the Streptomyces sp. AM 4-1-1 genome encodes:
- a CDS encoding response regulator transcription factor — protein sequence MADTFGPVRDANDTDDSVGARTGVDGGGGSGKEPIRVLVVDDHALFRRGLEIVLAQEEDIQVIGEAGDGAEAVDKAADLLPDIVLMDVRMPKRGGIEACTSIKEVAPSAKIIMLTISDEEADLYDAIKAGATGYLLKEISTDEVATAIRAVADGQSQISPSMASKLLTEFKSMIQRTDERRLVPAPRLTERELEVLKLVATGMNNRDIAKELFISENTVKNHVRNILEKLQLHSRMEAVVYAMREKILEIR from the coding sequence ATGGCGGACACCTTCGGGCCCGTGCGCGATGCGAATGACACCGACGACAGCGTCGGCGCCCGTACCGGCGTGGACGGGGGCGGTGGTTCGGGGAAAGAGCCGATCCGCGTCCTGGTCGTCGACGACCACGCGCTCTTCCGCCGGGGTCTGGAGATCGTCCTCGCCCAGGAGGAGGACATCCAGGTCATCGGGGAGGCGGGGGACGGGGCGGAGGCCGTGGACAAGGCGGCGGACCTGCTGCCGGACATCGTCCTGATGGACGTGCGGATGCCCAAGCGTGGTGGGATCGAAGCCTGTACCTCCATCAAGGAGGTGGCACCCAGTGCCAAGATCATCATGCTGACGATCAGCGACGAGGAAGCCGATCTCTACGACGCGATCAAGGCGGGGGCCACCGGATATCTCCTGAAGGAGATCTCCACCGACGAGGTGGCCACCGCGATCCGAGCGGTGGCCGACGGACAGTCCCAGATCAGCCCTTCCATGGCGTCCAAGCTCCTCACCGAGTTCAAGTCGATGATCCAGCGGACCGACGAGCGCCGGCTGGTGCCCGCGCCACGGCTCACCGAACGCGAGTTGGAAGTCCTCAAACTCGTCGCCACGGGAATGAACAACCGCGATATCGCGAAAGAGCTTTTCATTTCCGAGAACACCGTGAAGAACCACGTCCGGAACATTCTGGAGAAGCTGCAACTCCACTCCCGGATGGAGGCAGTGGTCTACGCCATGCGGGAAAAGATCCTGGAGATCCGCTGA
- a CDS encoding ComF family protein, with translation MRGWWRELAGLVLPVACVGCGRPRVEWCDACGYELCGDPPRRVRPSPEPSGLPVVHAAAPYESAVRAALLAHKERGGLGLAGALGAALASAVRVVAGSSGPDGARAPGGGTGPGPLLLVPVPSARRAVAARGHDPGRRIALAAARELRRTGTPARVVPVLRQGRAVADQSGLGARQRRANLSGALEVVAGGDRLLAGGRVVLVDDLMTTGASLAEAARAIGAQGVVAGGDADGQSGGPRKITGPGTRWAAVVSASPSAFGINPELLASARRYR, from the coding sequence ATGCGGGGGTGGTGGCGAGAGCTGGCCGGACTGGTCCTGCCGGTGGCCTGCGTGGGCTGTGGCAGACCGCGCGTCGAATGGTGCGACGCGTGCGGGTACGAGCTGTGCGGGGACCCTCCGCGCCGTGTGAGGCCGTCGCCGGAGCCGTCCGGGCTGCCGGTGGTGCACGCCGCCGCCCCCTACGAGAGCGCCGTGCGCGCGGCGCTGCTTGCGCACAAGGAGCGGGGCGGGCTGGGACTGGCCGGAGCGCTCGGCGCGGCTCTCGCGAGCGCGGTGCGGGTCGTTGCCGGGTCCAGCGGACCGGACGGGGCGAGGGCTCCCGGTGGCGGTACGGGGCCGGGGCCTCTGCTGCTGGTGCCCGTGCCGTCTGCCCGGCGGGCCGTGGCGGCGCGTGGACACGACCCGGGACGCCGGATCGCCCTGGCCGCGGCCCGGGAGCTGCGCCGCACGGGGACACCGGCCCGGGTGGTTCCGGTGCTGCGGCAGGGGCGTGCGGTGGCCGATCAGTCGGGACTGGGGGCCCGGCAGCGGCGGGCGAACCTCTCAGGTGCGCTGGAGGTGGTGGCCGGCGGCGACAGGCTGTTGGCGGGCGGCCGGGTGGTGCTGGTGGACGACCTCATGACGACCGGGGCCTCGCTGGCCGAGGCGGCCCGGGCGATCGGCGCACAGGGGGTGGTTGCGGGCGGGGACGCCGACGGCCAGAGCGGCGGCCCGAGGAAAATCACCGGCCCGGGAACGCGGTGGGCGGCCGTCGTCTCAGCCTCTCCGTCCGCCTTCGGAATAAACCCGGAACTCCTCGCGAGCGCGCGTCGTTACAGGTGA
- a CDS encoding LpqB family beta-propeller domain-containing protein, with product MGTDRRRSGRGGTVRATALLACGAVLLIACGSMPTTGDVKAVDPLQPGDSQVQVYAVPPRDGASPTEVVYGFLESMTSDDPGFRTTRQYLTKEAGRAWKPGGGTTVLAQAPNWNQRPLDSGDRDGAEVSYVLTGEKVATVDAQSAYQPFRATDYSQTLHLVKQGGRDGKEWRIDRVPDGLVLGQSDFKRLYRSVNRYYFATGRGNARPTLVADPVYVRNRTDPATRMDTLTQTIRSLLAGPTNWLRPVVDSRFPAGTALAGDVLSLVPDDRNVLRVQLNAKVDDVGQRACRMMAAQVLYTLRDLTSARVDRVELQRSEKSTLCGLGSDQAEEFAPAGSSGGPDSQYFIDAKGHVQRIPGSSHGSGTPEPVTGPLGNGPVRMKKVGVARDEQQAAAVSQDQRYLYVASTVLEEELAAPAVTSTAGKPEDRLSAPSWDGLGDLWVADRDPARSRLLRLVGGAGKPQEVTVPSLNGARIEALRMSADGVRIALLLSKDGNRTLKIGRVERHGDGDGQKVSIMDLRQAAPQLADVTAMSWSGRSRLVVVGKEAGGVQQVRYVQADGSTSASGILPGVNQVRAVAAADDEQLPLMADTEADGIVKLSPGDNWQTVFKEGSALVYPG from the coding sequence GTGGGCACTGACCGTCGTCGGAGCGGTCGCGGGGGGACGGTGCGGGCGACCGCGCTGCTCGCCTGCGGCGCCGTGCTGCTGATCGCGTGCGGATCGATGCCGACCACCGGCGACGTGAAGGCCGTCGACCCCTTGCAGCCCGGGGACTCACAGGTCCAGGTGTACGCGGTGCCGCCCCGGGACGGCGCCTCCCCCACCGAGGTGGTCTACGGCTTCCTGGAGTCGATGACGAGTGACGACCCCGGCTTCCGTACGACGCGGCAGTACCTGACGAAAGAGGCGGGCCGCGCCTGGAAACCGGGCGGCGGCACCACGGTGCTCGCCCAGGCGCCGAACTGGAACCAGCGGCCGCTCGACAGCGGCGACCGCGACGGCGCCGAGGTCAGCTACGTCCTGACCGGTGAGAAGGTGGCCACGGTCGACGCGCAGAGCGCGTACCAGCCGTTCAGGGCCACCGACTACAGCCAGACCCTCCACCTCGTGAAACAGGGCGGCCGGGACGGCAAGGAGTGGCGCATCGACCGGGTACCGGACGGTCTGGTGCTCGGACAGTCGGACTTCAAACGGCTCTACCGTTCCGTCAACAGGTACTACTTCGCGACCGGGCGCGGGAACGCGCGGCCGACGCTGGTCGCCGATCCCGTCTACGTCCGCAACCGGACGGACCCCGCCACCCGGATGGACACGCTGACCCAGACGATCCGCAGCCTGCTGGCGGGGCCGACGAACTGGCTGCGGCCGGTGGTGGACTCGCGGTTCCCGGCCGGGACGGCCCTCGCCGGCGATGTCCTCTCGCTGGTGCCCGACGACCGGAACGTCCTGAGGGTGCAGCTCAACGCGAAGGTGGACGACGTCGGGCAGCGGGCCTGCCGGATGATGGCCGCCCAGGTGCTCTACACCCTGCGCGATCTGACGTCCGCGCGGGTCGACCGGGTCGAGCTGCAACGGTCCGAGAAGTCCACGTTGTGCGGTCTGGGTTCGGACCAGGCCGAGGAGTTCGCCCCGGCCGGTTCGTCCGGCGGGCCCGACAGCCAGTACTTCATCGACGCCAAGGGCCATGTGCAGCGGATTCCGGGGAGCAGCCACGGCAGTGGTACGCCGGAGCCGGTGACCGGGCCTCTCGGGAACGGCCCGGTGCGGATGAAGAAGGTCGGGGTCGCCCGCGACGAGCAGCAGGCCGCGGCGGTGTCACAGGACCAGCGCTATCTGTACGTGGCGTCCACGGTCCTGGAGGAGGAGCTGGCCGCGCCCGCCGTGACCAGTACGGCGGGCAAGCCGGAGGACCGGCTGTCGGCGCCGAGCTGGGACGGTCTCGGGGACCTGTGGGTGGCCGACCGGGACCCGGCGAGGTCACGGCTGCTGAGGCTGGTCGGCGGAGCCGGGAAGCCACAGGAGGTCACCGTCCCCAGCCTGAACGGCGCCCGCATCGAGGCGCTGCGGATGTCGGCCGACGGCGTACGGATAGCACTGCTGCTCTCGAAGGACGGGAACCGCACGCTGAAGATCGGCCGGGTCGAGCGCCATGGGGACGGGGACGGGCAGAAGGTCTCCATCATGGATCTGCGGCAGGCCGCGCCGCAGCTGGCCGACGTGACCGCGATGTCGTGGTCGGGCCGCAGCCGCCTCGTGGTGGTCGGCAAGGAGGCGGGCGGTGTGCAGCAGGTGCGGTACGTGCAGGCGGACGGATCGACCTCTGCGTCGGGCATTCTGCCCGGGGTGAACCAGGTGAGGGCCGTAGCGGCGGCGGACGACGAACAGCTTCCTCTGATGGCGGACACCGAGGCCGACGGGATAGTGAAGCTGTCGCCGGGTGACAACTGGCAGACGGTGTTCAAGGAGGGCTCCGCGCTGGTCTACCCCGGCTGA
- a CDS encoding HAD family hydrolase, with the protein MGTSGNQRVHLVWDWNGTLLDDIDAVIAATNAAFTEIGLSAITLEQYRETYCVPIPRFYERLLGRLPTDAEWERMDGVFQDRYAEHRVVCGLTAGAEELLARWRLAGRSQSLLSMHGHEQLLPLVRGYGIDRHFIRVEGRTGPSGGSKAEHMVRHLAALDGVSPERTVVIGDAVDDAVAAAYVGARAVLYTGGSHSRTSLETAGVPVVDSLAEAAALAERMTA; encoded by the coding sequence ATGGGGACATCGGGGAATCAGCGCGTACATCTGGTCTGGGACTGGAACGGCACACTGCTCGACGACATAGACGCGGTCATCGCCGCGACCAATGCCGCGTTCACCGAGATCGGCCTGTCGGCGATCACGTTGGAGCAGTACCGCGAGACGTACTGCGTGCCGATACCCCGCTTCTACGAGCGGCTGCTCGGCAGGCTGCCCACCGACGCCGAGTGGGAGCGGATGGACGGCGTCTTCCAGGACCGCTACGCCGAGCACCGTGTCGTCTGCGGCCTCACCGCGGGCGCCGAGGAACTGCTGGCGCGGTGGCGGCTCGCGGGCCGCAGCCAGTCCCTGCTGAGCATGCACGGGCACGAACAGCTGCTCCCGCTTGTCCGGGGGTACGGCATCGACCGGCACTTCATACGGGTCGAGGGGCGCACCGGCCCGTCGGGCGGCAGCAAGGCCGAGCACATGGTGCGCCACCTCGCCGCGCTGGACGGGGTGTCCCCGGAGCGCACGGTGGTCATCGGCGACGCGGTGGACGACGCGGTGGCCGCCGCGTACGTGGGGGCGCGGGCGGTGCTGTACACCGGGGGTTCGCACAGCCGGACGAGTCTGGAGACGGCCGGGGTGCCCGTCGTCGACAGCCTGGCCGAGGCGGCGGCGCTGGCCGAACGGATGACGGCCTGA
- a CDS encoding GNAT family N-acetyltransferase yields the protein MEPITLITERLLLRPFGTTDTDAVHAACQDPDIRRWTPVPSPYGRGDAELFTGTISPDGWRNDSAYNFAVVRGGTDTLVGALGIHRSILPGTYEVGYWTVREHRGHGYTTEAVVESARWTFTALGGDRLEWRAEVGNVGSRAVARRAGFRMEGEQRSGLLNKGVRRDTWNAALLPSDIGLPGTHPYLPAGT from the coding sequence ATGGAGCCGATCACCCTCATCACCGAACGCCTGCTGCTGCGCCCCTTCGGCACGACCGACACGGACGCGGTGCACGCGGCCTGCCAGGACCCGGACATCCGGCGCTGGACGCCCGTGCCCTCCCCGTACGGCCGCGGCGACGCCGAACTCTTCACCGGAACGATCAGCCCGGACGGCTGGCGGAACGATTCCGCGTACAACTTCGCGGTGGTCCGGGGCGGCACCGACACCCTCGTCGGAGCGCTCGGCATCCACCGGAGCATTCTCCCCGGAACGTACGAGGTGGGGTACTGGACCGTCCGGGAGCACCGCGGCCACGGCTACACCACGGAGGCGGTGGTGGAGTCGGCGCGCTGGACGTTCACCGCGCTCGGCGGGGACCGGCTGGAGTGGCGCGCCGAGGTCGGCAACGTCGGCTCACGGGCGGTGGCCCGGCGGGCGGGCTTCCGCATGGAGGGCGAGCAGCGCTCGGGGCTGCTCAACAAGGGGGTACGACGGGACACCTGGAACGCCGCGCTGCTCCCCTCCGACATCGGACTGCCCGGCACCCACCCGTATCTGCCGGCCGGCACCTGA
- a CDS encoding Rv3235 family protein: protein MSVDRTRPGGRRDGRRPGTLPPQRTPLRTPRSVRPHQWFAERLVAVLSGQRPVHWMLGHTIGPAYDQLADLAPGTPLRASRGARPVVRRCRGAQPAPGVVEAFASIAAGEQVRAMAFRLEQGRDLRWRCAAVELGGERVPSATGS from the coding sequence ATGAGCGTGGACAGGACCAGGCCCGGCGGGCGCCGCGACGGGCGCAGGCCCGGCACCCTGCCGCCGCAACGGACCCCGCTGCGCACACCGCGGTCCGTTCGGCCGCACCAGTGGTTCGCGGAGCGCCTCGTCGCGGTCCTCAGTGGCCAGCGCCCGGTCCACTGGATGCTCGGCCACACGATCGGGCCCGCCTACGACCAGCTGGCCGACCTCGCCCCCGGCACCCCGCTGCGGGCGTCCAGGGGCGCGCGCCCGGTGGTGCGCAGATGCCGGGGTGCCCAGCCCGCCCCGGGCGTCGTCGAGGCGTTCGCGAGCATCGCGGCGGGGGAACAGGTCCGCGCCATGGCGTTCCGTCTGGAGCAGGGCCGCGATCTGCGCTGGCGCTGCGCCGCGGTGGAGCTGGGCGGCGAACGGGTGCCGTCGGCCACCGGCTCCTGA
- the raiA gene encoding ribosome-associated translation inhibitor RaiA has protein sequence MDIVVKGRKTEVPERFRKHVAEKLKLDKIQKFDGKVMSLDVEVSKEPNPRQADRSDRVEITLRSRGPVIRAEAAADNPYAALDLATGKLEARLRKQHDKRNSRRGAGRLSAAEVGETVPDAASFNADGQLVSQEPEESVPTTRVGPLEVQGEGPLVMREKTHVAAPMSLDQALYEMELVGHDFYLFVDSETKEPSVVYRRHAYDYGVIHLKTDPMAADEAGGAGGALGG, from the coding sequence GTGGACATCGTCGTCAAGGGCCGCAAGACCGAGGTACCCGAGCGGTTCCGCAAGCACGTGGCCGAGAAGCTGAAGCTGGACAAGATCCAGAAGTTCGACGGCAAGGTGATGAGCCTGGACGTCGAGGTGTCCAAGGAGCCCAACCCCCGTCAGGCCGACCGCTCCGACCGGGTGGAGATCACACTCCGCTCGCGAGGTCCCGTCATCAGGGCGGAGGCGGCGGCGGACAATCCGTACGCCGCGCTCGACCTGGCCACCGGCAAGCTGGAGGCACGGCTGCGCAAGCAGCACGACAAGCGCAACAGCCGCCGTGGCGCAGGCCGGCTGTCCGCGGCCGAGGTCGGCGAGACCGTGCCGGACGCCGCGTCGTTCAACGCGGACGGGCAGCTCGTGTCCCAGGAGCCCGAGGAGTCCGTACCGACCACCAGGGTCGGTCCGCTGGAGGTCCAGGGCGAGGGACCGCTGGTGATGCGTGAGAAGACGCATGTCGCGGCGCCGATGTCGCTCGACCAGGCGCTCTACGAGATGGAGCTGGTCGGGCACGACTTCTACCTGTTCGTCGATTCCGAGACGAAGGAGCCCAGTGTCGTCTACCGGCGCCACGCCTACGACTACGGCGTCATTCATCTGAAGACCGACCCGATGGCCGCCGACGAGGCGGGTGGCGCGGGCGGCGCCCTCGGCGGCTGA
- the secA gene encoding preprotein translocase subunit SecA → MSVFNKLMRAGEGKILRKLHRIADQVSSIEEDFVNLSDAELRALTDEYKERYADGESLDDLLPEAFATVREASKRVLGQRHYDVQMMGGAALHLGFVAEMKTGEGKTLVGTLPAYLNALSGKGVHLITVNDYLAERDSELTGRVHRFLGLQVGCIIANMTPAQRREQYACDITYGTNNEFGFDYLRDNMAWSQEELVQRGHNFAIVDEVDSILVDEARTPLIISGPADQATKWYGDFAKLVTRLTKGEAGNPLKGIEETGDYEVDEKKRTVAIHEPGVSKVEDWLGIDNLYESVNTPLVGYLNNAIKAKELFKKDKDYVVIDGEVMIVDEHTGRILAGRRYNEGMHQAIEAKEGVDIKDENQTLATITLQNFFRLYDKLSGMTGTAMTEAAEFHQIYKLGVVPIPTNRPMVRADQSDLIYRTEVAKFAAVVDDIAEKHEKGQPILVGTTSVEKSEYLSQQLSKRGVQHEVLNAKQHDREATIVAQAGRKGAVTVATNMAGRGTDIKLGGNPDDLAEAELRQRGLDPVEHVEEWAAALPAALEKAEQAVKAEFEEVKALGGLYVLGTERHESRRIDNQLRGRSGRQGDPGESRFYLSLGDDLMRLFKAQMVERVMSMANVPDDVPIENKMVTRAIASAQSQVEQQNFETRKNVLKYDEVLNRQREVIYGERRRVLQGEDLQDQIRHFMDDTIDDYIRQETADGFAEEWDLDRLWGAFKQLYPVKVTVEELEEAAGDRAGITAEFIEESIKEDIHEQYQEREKTLGSDIMRELERRVVLSVLDRKWREHLYEMDYLQEGIGLRAMAQKDPLVEYQREGFDMFNAMMEGIKEESVGYLFNLEVQVEQQVEEVPVQDEAERTSLTKEDAVPAGARPEIRAKGLDAPQRPDRLHFSAPTVDGEGGVVEGDFANDDGESRSSSDGMTRAERRKAQKNGGGGGRRRKK, encoded by the coding sequence GTGTCCGTCTTCAACAAGCTCATGCGTGCAGGCGAAGGCAAGATCCTGCGCAAACTGCACCGCATCGCGGACCAGGTCAGCTCCATCGAAGAGGACTTCGTCAACCTCTCCGACGCCGAGCTGCGGGCGCTCACCGACGAGTACAAGGAACGGTACGCGGACGGCGAGAGCCTGGACGACCTGCTCCCCGAGGCATTCGCGACCGTCCGGGAGGCCTCGAAGCGGGTCCTCGGACAGCGCCACTACGACGTACAGATGATGGGCGGCGCCGCGCTGCACCTCGGCTTCGTCGCCGAGATGAAGACCGGTGAGGGCAAGACCCTCGTCGGCACCCTGCCCGCGTATCTCAACGCGCTCTCCGGCAAGGGCGTGCACCTGATCACGGTCAACGACTACCTGGCCGAGCGTGACTCCGAGCTGACGGGCCGGGTGCACAGGTTCCTGGGTCTCCAGGTCGGCTGCATCATCGCCAACATGACGCCGGCCCAGCGCCGTGAGCAGTACGCCTGTGACATCACGTACGGCACGAACAACGAGTTCGGCTTCGACTACCTCCGCGACAACATGGCGTGGTCGCAGGAGGAGCTGGTCCAGCGCGGTCACAACTTCGCCATCGTCGACGAGGTGGACTCGATCCTCGTCGACGAGGCCCGTACGCCGCTGATCATCTCCGGCCCGGCCGACCAGGCCACCAAGTGGTACGGCGACTTCGCCAAGCTGGTCACCCGTCTCACCAAGGGCGAGGCGGGCAACCCGCTCAAGGGCATCGAGGAGACCGGCGACTACGAGGTCGACGAGAAGAAGCGGACCGTCGCCATCCACGAGCCCGGTGTCTCGAAGGTCGAGGACTGGCTCGGCATCGACAACCTCTACGAGTCGGTGAACACGCCTCTCGTCGGGTACCTCAACAACGCCATCAAGGCCAAGGAACTCTTCAAGAAGGACAAGGACTACGTCGTCATCGACGGCGAAGTCATGATCGTCGACGAGCACACCGGCCGTATCCTCGCCGGCCGCCGCTACAACGAGGGCATGCACCAGGCCATCGAGGCGAAGGAAGGGGTGGACATCAAGGACGAGAACCAGACACTCGCCACGATCACCCTGCAGAACTTCTTCCGCCTGTACGACAAGCTCTCGGGCATGACCGGTACGGCGATGACCGAGGCCGCCGAGTTCCACCAGATCTACAAGCTCGGTGTGGTGCCGATCCCGACGAACCGGCCGATGGTCCGCGCCGACCAGTCGGACCTGATCTACCGCACCGAGGTCGCGAAGTTCGCCGCGGTCGTCGACGACATCGCGGAGAAGCACGAGAAGGGGCAGCCGATCCTGGTCGGCACCACCTCGGTCGAGAAGTCCGAGTACCTCTCGCAGCAGCTCTCCAAGCGGGGCGTCCAGCACGAGGTCCTCAACGCCAAGCAGCACGACCGTGAGGCGACGATCGTCGCCCAGGCCGGGCGCAAGGGCGCGGTCACGGTCGCCACGAACATGGCCGGCCGAGGCACGGACATCAAGCTCGGCGGCAATCCGGACGACCTCGCCGAGGCGGAGCTGCGGCAGCGCGGTCTCGACCCGGTCGAGCACGTCGAGGAGTGGGCGGCGGCGCTGCCCGCCGCGCTGGAGAAGGCCGAGCAGGCCGTCAAGGCGGAGTTCGAAGAGGTCAAGGCGCTCGGCGGGCTGTACGTGCTGGGCACGGAGCGGCACGAGTCGCGCCGTATCGACAACCAGCTGCGCGGCCGTTCGGGCCGTCAGGGTGACCCGGGCGAGTCCCGTTTCTACCTGTCGCTGGGTGACGACCTGATGCGGCTGTTCAAGGCCCAGATGGTCGAGCGCGTGATGTCGATGGCGAACGTCCCCGACGACGTGCCGATCGAGAACAAGATGGTGACGCGTGCGATCGCGTCCGCGCAGTCGCAGGTCGAGCAGCAGAACTTCGAGACGCGCAAGAACGTCCTGAAGTACGACGAAGTGCTCAACCGGCAGCGTGAGGTCATCTACGGCGAGCGTCGGCGCGTCCTCCAGGGCGAGGACCTGCAGGACCAGATCCGCCACTTCATGGACGACACGATCGACGACTACATCCGCCAGGAGACCGCCGACGGCTTCGCCGAGGAGTGGGACCTGGACCGGCTGTGGGGTGCGTTCAAGCAGCTCTACCCGGTGAAGGTCACCGTCGAGGAGCTGGAGGAGGCGGCCGGCGACCGTGCCGGGATCACCGCCGAGTTCATCGAGGAGTCCATCAAGGAGGACATCCACGAGCAGTACCAGGAGCGCGAGAAGACGCTCGGCTCGGACATCATGCGTGAGCTGGAGCGGCGCGTGGTGCTGTCCGTCCTGGACCGCAAGTGGCGTGAGCACCTCTACGAGATGGACTACCTCCAGGAGGGCATCGGCCTCCGGGCGATGGCGCAGAAGGACCCGCTGGTCGAGTACCAGCGTGAGGGCTTCGACATGTTCAACGCCATGATGGAGGGCATCAAGGAGGAGTCCGTCGGCTACCTGTTCAACCTGGAGGTCCAGGTCGAGCAGCAGGTCGAGGAGGTGCCGGTGCAGGACGAGGCCGAGCGGACCTCGCTCACCAAGGAGGACGCGGTGCCCGCGGGCGCGCGTCCGGAGATCCGCGCCAAGGGTCTGGACGCCCCGCAGCGCCCCGACCGGCTGCACTTCTCCGCGCCGACGGTGGACGGCGAGGGCGGTGTCGTCGAGGGCGACTTCGCCAACGACGACGGCGAGTCCCGGTCGTCGTCGGACGGGATGACCCGCGCCGAGCGCCGCAAGGCGCAGAAGAACGGTGGCGGCGGTGGCCGCCGTCGCAAGAAGTAG
- a CDS encoding crosslink repair DNA glycosylase YcaQ family protein has translation MTPPLPLPTVELSADQARRIALRAQGFLGAPDRRAGVPGVLRQLGAVQLDTISVLARSHELIPYARLGAVGRRAVEEAYWSGGRTFEYWSHAACVLPVEEWPHFAFRRRAYRTRPQWSHDLSDAAYSTVIDQLRAEGPLTATELGGAKNGGEWWDWSESKIAVERALMYGEVVCTERRGWKRIYDLAERAIPDAILHDDLDDTECLRRLVALAGRSLGVGTRADIADYHRLKGEQFDAVVADSGLVPVAVEGWAKPAWADPEALLSEPRGRHRTTLLSPFDSLIWERARTERIFGFAHRLEAYVPKPKRLHGYFAMPLLAGGRLRGRVDPAREGTTLVARQVSLDGRKAVVPMAEALVRAASWVGCTDIRLERVDAPELREPLTAEIARTLA, from the coding sequence ATGACGCCGCCCTTGCCGCTCCCGACCGTCGAACTCTCCGCCGACCAGGCTCGCAGGATCGCGCTCCGCGCCCAGGGCTTCCTCGGCGCACCGGACCGCAGGGCCGGAGTGCCCGGCGTGCTGCGGCAGCTCGGCGCCGTGCAGCTCGACACGATCTCGGTCCTGGCCAGGTCGCACGAGCTCATTCCGTACGCCCGCCTCGGCGCCGTGGGGCGGCGCGCGGTGGAGGAGGCGTACTGGTCGGGAGGGCGCACGTTCGAGTACTGGTCCCACGCGGCGTGCGTCCTGCCGGTCGAGGAGTGGCCGCACTTCGCGTTCCGCCGCCGCGCCTACCGCACCCGCCCGCAGTGGTCCCACGACCTGTCGGACGCGGCGTACTCCACGGTGATCGACCAGTTGCGCGCCGAGGGTCCGTTGACGGCGACGGAGCTGGGCGGCGCGAAGAACGGCGGCGAGTGGTGGGACTGGTCGGAGTCGAAGATCGCCGTCGAGCGGGCCCTGATGTACGGGGAGGTCGTGTGCACCGAGCGGCGCGGCTGGAAGCGGATCTACGACCTGGCGGAGCGGGCGATCCCGGACGCGATCCTGCATGACGACCTGGATGACACGGAGTGCCTTCGTCGTCTGGTGGCGCTCGCGGGCCGGTCGCTGGGTGTGGGCACACGTGCGGACATCGCGGACTACCACCGGCTGAAGGGCGAGCAGTTCGACGCGGTGGTGGCGGACTCGGGGCTGGTGCCGGTGGCGGTCGAGGGCTGGGCGAAGCCCGCCTGGGCGGACCCGGAGGCGCTGCTCTCCGAGCCCCGGGGCCGGCACCGCACGACCTTGCTGTCGCCGTTCGACTCACTGATCTGGGAGCGGGCGCGCACCGAGCGGATCTTCGGGTTCGCCCACCGTCTGGAGGCGTACGTCCCGAAGCCCAAGCGGCTCCACGGCTACTTCGCGATGCCGCTGCTGGCGGGCGGGCGGCTGCGGGGGCGGGTCGATCCGGCCCGTGAGGGCACCACACTGGTCGCCAGGCAGGTGTCGTTGGACGGACGGAAGGCCGTGGTGCCCATGGCCGAGGCACTGGTGCGGGCGGCGTCCTGGGTCGGCTGTACGGACATCCGGCTGGAACGGGTGGACGCGCCCGAGCTGCGCGAACCGCTCACCGCGGAAATAGCGCGCACGCTCGCGTGA